The Metabacillus litoralis genome contains a region encoding:
- a CDS encoding DUF418 domain-containing protein, giving the protein MKESITRITFIDALRGASLFGILLPNILIFQFGMWGKDEIHLYNLSNSNTVAYQFIKIFIEGSFMPIFTFLFGYSMVKMKEKLEAHHLKFKRYFVRRFLMLLLLGILHSTFLWEGDILTFYGMMGFFLLLFLNRRMKTIFIWAIILLCLTPLIGYGQLEETKQEQAQMEEYVSDTIQTYSSGSYTEIMDHRNNELPMDVSPGLLIFILAFIPFMSAPLFLFGIYSAKMGLFTQPALEKRQYLLGMILVPVGLLLKSFNIFLPDFNWSGVLGMLGANLLSLGYIFLFAFLFHFLKGNKFQNAFANVGKLSLTNYLMQTVICTTIYYGYGFGLFGHTNLFTGILLALCIFCLQVISSTFYLKISSQGPVERVLRVVTNFSFKSTLKKKETISL; this is encoded by the coding sequence ATGAAGGAGAGCATAACTAGAATAACATTTATCGATGCCTTGAGAGGAGCTAGTCTTTTTGGCATCTTACTTCCTAATATTTTAATTTTTCAATTTGGAATGTGGGGCAAGGATGAAATACATTTATATAATCTTTCGAACTCAAATACTGTTGCTTATCAGTTTATAAAAATTTTTATAGAGGGGAGCTTTATGCCGATCTTCACCTTTTTATTTGGGTATTCCATGGTTAAAATGAAGGAAAAACTTGAGGCTCACCATCTTAAATTCAAACGATATTTTGTAAGGAGATTTCTTATGCTCCTGTTGCTTGGCATTTTACACAGTACCTTTTTGTGGGAAGGCGATATTTTAACTTTTTATGGTATGATGGGGTTTTTCTTATTACTCTTTTTAAATCGTCGTATGAAAACCATCTTTATTTGGGCAATCATCTTATTGTGCTTAACACCACTAATTGGTTATGGACAACTAGAAGAAACAAAACAAGAACAAGCTCAAATGGAAGAGTATGTTTCAGATACAATCCAAACCTACAGTTCGGGCTCATACACAGAAATTATGGATCATCGAAACAATGAATTACCAATGGATGTTTCACCAGGCTTGCTCATATTCATTTTGGCTTTTATTCCATTTATGTCTGCACCGCTTTTTTTATTTGGTATATACAGTGCAAAAATGGGTCTCTTTACACAGCCAGCACTCGAAAAAAGGCAATATCTCCTTGGTATGATCCTTGTTCCTGTTGGCTTATTATTAAAAAGTTTTAACATTTTCTTGCCTGACTTTAACTGGTCTGGGGTCCTTGGCATGCTAGGCGCTAACCTGCTGTCTCTTGGTTATATCTTTTTATTCGCCTTCCTATTTCATTTTTTAAAAGGAAATAAATTTCAGAATGCATTCGCCAATGTTGGGAAGCTTTCTCTTACAAATTATTTAATGCAAACTGTTATTTGCACAACCATTTATTACGGATATGGGTTTGGTCTGTTCGGTCATACGAACTTGTTCACCGGCATCCTTTTGGCTCTTTGTATTTTTTGTCTACAAGTAATTTCCAGTACGTTTTATTTAAAGATATCATCGCAAGGACCAGTTGAAAGAGTACTTCGCGTTGTTACAAATTTTTCTTTTAAGTCAACACTTAAAAAGAAAGAAACGATTTCGCTTTAA
- a CDS encoding sensor histidine kinase codes for MRVVKRRLTFHFLLQYIGITLLISTIFVALLILLIWFISTEDLKRSFPTGALESISTETSITDGKASISEGWEEQLQKKDMWFQIVDENGKEIASSNKPPDIKDSYTLSEILKIEEDQRFKGYSVYTELDTISYNEPYYYLLGFRDMTYEQLQKLIEKYSQNGEVDKSKASLLEKEMGKSNTLHLVNEQGKVVQSFGKDLDIEYYKPIEILTRETAPGLYKTRVTVIHDQKTNRTWVLHSKNNMKEAYAEQSFYRDILIAFTIVGIIILLITISIAVWHGFRYGRPIIIFTSWLERMEHGQYQEVLTEDERKRIFRKNGKVKVRYRLYQEVFQAFYNMAETLSSTEKERKRLDQTREEWMTGISHDLRTPLASVQGYGHLLESDKYDWSNEEIKDMGKVIREKGEYMLGLVEDFSLAFQLKNNSLYYLKERILLNDFLKDVVQKYKNDRMLGNVSISFVEEAKNIELEISRKWFERIFDNLIMNAIKHNPPDTAIFVTLKKAIEPQFVEITVEDQGVGMNEEMQENLFDRYFRGTNTEEKVDGAGLGMSIAKEIVKLHHGEIHVTSAVGKGTVIKLRFPVQAKHVEQDE; via the coding sequence GTGAGAGTTGTAAAGCGAAGGCTGACCTTTCACTTTCTACTACAATATATAGGGATTACCTTATTAATCAGCACCATTTTCGTGGCACTATTAATCTTATTAATCTGGTTTATTTCCACAGAAGATTTGAAAAGGAGCTTCCCGACAGGTGCATTAGAATCAATTTCTACTGAAACTTCAATCACTGATGGCAAAGCAAGCATTAGTGAAGGGTGGGAAGAACAGCTGCAAAAAAAAGATATGTGGTTTCAAATTGTTGATGAAAATGGAAAAGAAATTGCATCCAGTAATAAACCACCAGATATAAAAGATTCCTATACATTAAGTGAAATATTAAAAATAGAAGAAGACCAGCGTTTTAAAGGTTACTCCGTTTACACTGAATTAGATACGATTAGCTATAACGAGCCTTATTATTATTTATTAGGTTTTAGGGACATGACATATGAACAGTTACAGAAACTTATTGAAAAATATAGTCAAAATGGAGAAGTGGATAAAAGCAAGGCAAGCTTATTAGAGAAGGAAATGGGTAAATCCAATACTCTTCACTTAGTGAATGAGCAAGGAAAAGTAGTTCAATCTTTTGGGAAAGACCTTGACATTGAATACTATAAACCAATTGAAATTCTCACAAGAGAAACGGCCCCAGGTTTATATAAAACAAGGGTAACAGTTATCCATGATCAGAAGACAAATCGAACTTGGGTTCTTCACTCCAAAAATAATATGAAAGAAGCTTATGCTGAGCAATCATTTTATCGTGACATCTTAATTGCATTTACTATAGTTGGGATCATTATTCTGTTAATTACGATTAGTATTGCTGTATGGCACGGGTTTAGATACGGTCGTCCAATCATCATTTTTACTAGTTGGCTAGAACGAATGGAACATGGTCAATATCAGGAAGTTCTTACTGAGGATGAAAGGAAAAGAATTTTTCGTAAAAATGGAAAAGTCAAAGTACGTTATCGCCTTTATCAGGAAGTTTTTCAAGCCTTCTACAATATGGCGGAAACACTAAGTTCAACAGAAAAAGAAAGAAAACGACTGGATCAAACAAGGGAAGAGTGGATGACAGGGATTTCTCATGATTTAAGAACACCTTTAGCATCTGTTCAAGGATATGGTCATTTACTTGAAAGCGATAAATATGATTGGTCCAATGAAGAAATAAAAGATATGGGCAAGGTCATCAGAGAAAAAGGGGAATATATGCTTGGGCTTGTGGAGGACTTTTCATTAGCCTTTCAATTAAAAAACAATTCTCTATATTATTTAAAGGAAAGAATATTACTTAATGACTTCCTTAAGGATGTTGTACAGAAATATAAGAATGATCGAATGCTTGGAAATGTGAGCATTTCTTTTGTTGAAGAGGCTAAAAACATAGAACTTGAGATTTCAAGGAAATGGTTTGAGCGTATATTTGATAATTTAATTATGAATGCAATAAAACATAACCCTCCTGATACAGCTATTTTTGTGACACTCAAAAAGGCAATTGAACCACAATTTGTAGAAATAACAGTTGAAGATCAGGGTGTTGGTATGAACGAAGAGATGCAAGAAAATCTTTTTGACCGATACTTTAGAGGAACTAACACAGAGGAAAAAGTTGATGGAGCAGGACTAGGGATGAGTATCGCAAAAGAAATCGTCAAATTGCACCATGGTGAGATTCATGTAACCTCGGCAGTTGGGAAAGGAACGGTTATTAAGCTTAGATTTCCTGTTCAGGCTAAGCATGTTGAGCAGGATGAGTAG
- a CDS encoding response regulator transcription factor, producing MQEANILLVDDETSIVKMVEMVLNKEGFINIFKAYTAREALEIVQQQDIDYIVLDVMLPDLSGFDLCPKIRDISNAYILFLTAKVSDLDVLTGFAIGGDDYVTKPFNPLEIAARIKATLKRRTLSERTSFNDQVKSGNSYDYKGFVVDVDAGELLVKGKVVPCPAQAFLLLIYFCQNPNIVISKQQLLETVWGYDRFVDDNTVTVHIHKLRERIEEDPSNPKYLKTVRGLGYKLVKEKDV from the coding sequence ATGCAAGAAGCGAATATTTTATTGGTAGATGACGAAACATCCATTGTGAAGATGGTTGAAATGGTCCTGAATAAAGAAGGGTTTATAAATATTTTTAAAGCATATACAGCCAGAGAAGCGCTGGAAATTGTTCAGCAGCAAGATATTGATTATATCGTTCTAGATGTTATGCTTCCGGACTTATCGGGCTTTGATTTATGTCCAAAAATAAGAGATATTTCTAATGCCTATATTTTATTTCTAACTGCAAAAGTGTCTGATTTAGATGTGTTAACAGGTTTTGCAATTGGTGGAGATGATTATGTGACGAAGCCATTTAATCCACTTGAAATTGCAGCAAGAATAAAAGCAACATTGAAAAGAAGAACTTTATCTGAAAGGACCTCGTTTAATGATCAAGTGAAGTCAGGTAATAGCTATGATTATAAAGGCTTTGTAGTGGATGTAGATGCAGGGGAGTTACTTGTAAAGGGAAAGGTTGTCCCGTGTCCTGCACAGGCTTTTTTACTATTAATCTATTTCTGTCAAAATCCTAATATTGTCATTTCTAAGCAACAATTACTTGAAACAGTTTGGGGTTATGACCGATTTGTTGACGACAATACAGTTACTGTCCATATTCATAAGCTAAGAGAGCGAATTGAAGAAGATCCAAGTAATCCTAAATATTTAAAAACTGTTCGTGGATTAGGCTATAAGCTTGTGAAGGAGAAAGATGTGTGA